One Rutidosis leptorrhynchoides isolate AG116_Rl617_1_P2 unplaced genomic scaffold, CSIRO_AGI_Rlap_v1 contig521, whole genome shotgun sequence DNA window includes the following coding sequences:
- the LOC139884220 gene encoding LOW QUALITY PROTEIN: RNA polymerase II C-terminal domain phosphatase-like 1 (The sequence of the model RefSeq protein was modified relative to this genomic sequence to represent the inferred CDS: deleted 3 bases in 3 codons): MYKTAVYQGEELLGQVVIYPQLLHNNVDELLKKDIRITQFSQSSERCPPIAVLHTISSNGICFKLESQSQQQQDNSLLNQLHSSCIRDNKTAVMQLGAEEIHLVAMSSRSNERQCPCFWGFNVAPGLYNSCLVMLNLRCLGIVFDLDETLIVANTMRSFEDRIEGLQRKINSEVDPQRIAGILAEIKRYQDDKSILKQYAENDQVVENGKIIRVQSEVVSALSESYPPIVRPLIRLQDRNIILTRINPQIRDTSVLVRLRPAWEDLRSYLTARGRKRFEVYVCTMAERDYALEMWRLLDPDANLINSNELLDRIVCVKSGSRKSLFNVFQNTLCHPKMAMVIDDRLKVWDDRDQPRVHVVPAFAPYHASQAEENNIIPVLCVARNVACNVRGGFFREFDDGLLQKIPELSYEDDIKDIPSPPDVSNYLVQEDDASGGNRDPLSFDGMADAEVERRLKDAISASSTVSSSANIDPRLASSLQFPMASSTPVQIPTAQLSMVTYPSMQLPQVAPVMKASVPVAPEPSLQHSPAREEGEVPESELDPDTRRRLLILQHGQDMRDLPPSEPPKFPVKPAMQASVPRVPSRGNWLPVEEEMTSRQLNRAPAREYPLDSEPMIIEKNRPSHLSFFPKVDASIPPDRMYHENQRFPKEVPQRDDRSRFNSLSSYHSFSGEEMPSSRSSSSSRDDFESGRAFSSAETPVEVLQDIAVKCGTKVEFRPSLVASAELQFAIEAWFAGEKIGDGVGRTRKEALRLASEGSIKHLAIWNVFADIYMSRGKPDANDNGVLANLNLYSTCMMEGLGGVFFQEQPPTSANALQRNEVHAQVEVDGQIFGKGIGLTWDEAKTQAAEKALGTLKSMVGQYPSKRQGSPRSFQGMSNKRMKPDYQRVMQRMPPTGRFAKNAPTVVKSTSHCFFNRTQT; encoded by the exons atgtataaaacggCTGTGTACCAAGGAGAAGAGTTACTGGGACaggttgtgatttatccacaactactacacaacaa TGTCGATGAATTGTTGAAGAAAGATATCAGAATAACTCAGTTTTCTCAATCGAGTGAGAGATGTCCACCAATTGCTGTTCTACACACTATAAGCTCAAATGGGATTTGCTTCAAATTGGAGtcgcaatcgcaacaacaacaagacAATTCTCTGCTCAATCAATTGCATTCCTCGTGTATCAGAGACAACAAG ACTGCAGTGATGCAGCTAGGAGCAGAGGAAATTCAT TTAGTTGCCATGAGTTCAAGGAGTAATGAAAGGCAATGTCCGTGTTTCTGGGGATTCAATGTTGCTCCAGGACTTTACAATTCATGTCTTGTCATGCTGAACCTCAGATGCCTTGGCATTGTGTTTGATCTTGATGAAACCCTCATAGTTGCAAACACAATGCGCTCATTTGAGGATAGAATTGAAGGTTTGCAGCGGAAAATTAACTCGGAGGTGGACCCTCAGCGAATTGCAGGAATACTGGCTGAGATTAAGCGGTATCAAGATGACAAGAGTATATTGAAGCAATATGCCGAAAATGATCAAGTTGTTGAAAATGGGAAAATCATCAGAGTTCAGTCTGAAGTTGTTTCAGCCTTGTCTGAGAGTTATCCTCCTATTGTCCGCCCCCTCATTCGGTTACAAGATAGAAACATCATTTTGACTCGCATCAATCCACAG ATTCGCGATACAAGTGTTCTGGTGAGATTGAGACCTGCTTGGGAGGATCTACGGAGTTACTTGACTGCAAGAGGACGCAAGCGG TTTGAGGTTTACGTTTGTACAATGGCAGAAAGGGATTATGCTTTGGAAATGTGGAGGCTTCTTGATCCAGATGCGAATTTGATCAATTCTAATGAGTTATTGGATCGCATTGTCTGTGTAAAGTCTG GTTCAAGGAAATCACTATTCAATGTTTTCCAAAATACGCTATGCCATCCAAAGATGGCAATGGTAATTGATGATCGTTTGAAAGTGTGGGATGATAGAGATCAACCTAGGGTGCATGTTGTTCCAGCATTTGCTCCATACCATGCTTCTCAAGCTGAG GAAAATAATATAATTCCTGTCTTATGTGTCGCGAGAAATGTTGCTTGCAACGTAAGAGGTGGTTTTTTCAG AGAATTTGATGATGGTCTTTTACAAAAAATTCCTGAACTTTCATATGAAGACGATATTAAAGATATTCCTTCTCCTCCAGATGTGAGCAATTATTTGGTTCAAGAG GATGATGCTTCTGGTGGTAACAGAGATCCACTTTCTTTTGATGGCATGGCAGATGCTGAGGTTGAAAGAAGACTAAAG GATGCAATTTCAGCTTCATCGACAGTCTCCTCAAGTGCTAACATAGATCCAAGACTTGCTTCCTCTCTCCAATTTCCCATGGCATCTTCCACCCCAGTTCAAATACCAACTGCTCAATTATCGATGGTTACGTACCCCTCTATGCAGTTACCTCAAGTGGCTCCGGTCATGAAAGCATCAGTTCCAGTGGCTCCAGAACCAAGCTTACAACATTCTCCTGCAAGAGAGGAGGGAGAGGTACCCGAATCAGAACTAGACCCTGACACTAGGAGGAGACTTCTAATTTTGCAGCATGGCCAAGATATGAGAGATCTGCCTCCGAGTGAACCTCCTAAATTTCCTGTAAAACCAGCAATGCAAGCTTCCGTGCCACGTGTACCATCCCGTGGAAACTGGCTTCCAGTGGAGGAAGAGATGACTTCTAGACAACTGAATCGAGCCCCAGCAAGAGAATATCCGTTAGACTCAGAACCGATGATTATTGAAAAGAATAGACCTTCACATCTATCTTTTTTCCCCAAAGTTGACGCCTCTATTCCACCTGATAGAATGTATCATGAAAATCAAAGATTTCCAAAGGAG GTCCCTCAGCGAGATGATCGTTCAAGGTTCAATTCACTATCCAGTTATCATTCCTTCTCAG GGGAAGAAATGCCCTCGAGTCGATCATCTTCCAGCAGCAGGGATGACTTTGAATCTGGCCGAGCATTTTCAAGTGCTGAAACTCCTGTCGAGGTTTTGCAGGATATTGCTGTGAAATGTGGAACCAAG GTGGAGTTCAGGCCATCTTTGGTTGCAAGTGCTGAACTGCAGTTCGCCATTGAG GCATGGTTTGCTGGTGAAAAAATTGGTGATGGCGTTGGTAGAACAAGAAAGGAAGCTCTGCGACTGGCTTCTGAGGGCTCTATCAAGCACTTGgcta TTTGGAATGTTTTTGCAGATATATACATGTCACGTGGTAAGCCTGATGCCAATGACAATGGAGTTTTGGCGAATCTGAATCTTTATTCAACT TGCATGATGGAAGGTCTTGGTGGGGTTTTTTTCCAAGAGCAGCCTCCAACTTCGGCTAATGCATTACAGAGAAATGAAGTACATGCACAG GTAGAAGTAGATGGACAGATCTTTGGGAAGGGAATTGGGCTAACATGGGATGAAGCTAAGACACag GCAGCCGAGAAGGCCCTTGGTACTTTGAAATCTATGGTTGGC CAATATCCATCGAAACGTCAGGGTTCTCCGAG GTCATTCCAAGGGATGTCAAATAAACGAATGAAGCCAGATTATCAAAGGGTTATGCAAAGGATGCCTCCTACTGGTCGATTCGCCAAGAATGCTCCCACGGTTGTGAAAAGTACGTCACACTGCTTTTTTAATCGCACTCAGACATAA
- the LOC139884221 gene encoding LOW QUALITY PROTEIN: wings apart-like protein 2 (The sequence of the model RefSeq protein was modified relative to this genomic sequence to represent the inferred CDS: deleted 1 base in 1 codon): MIARTYGRRSNSNRPPLPRNSTYSNGDVVVLSSQETTSEELYDNNNNYNQSFNFSSQESNSLWSQQDPFDFDSQTDPFDLDSQFDNANNGFNRKRQKNGKRDREVVLDRGDKFKKKKKEKNDNNNKKVFDSGTYMIPATSTLMEAREYGEMMEHVDEVNFALDGLRKGQQLRTRRSSLLSLLSICSTVQQRRLLRSQGMAKTIIDAILGIDFDDSSSNLAAAALFYALTWDGQDDHLLESPNSIRFLIKCLKPTTSVATEDKAPKIGSKLLAICRDSNISRGTSRMSDSTSAGILSKVQDILVSCKELKSNRVFDSGVKRPELDPIWIALLTMEKGCLSKISFEDTTGAVRKTGRKFKEKLRELGGLDAIFQVALKCHSEMEVWLGRSSTSVQALKDDSDLQTLALLLKCLKILENATFLSEANQNRLLGMEENLHSYGSRRITFVQLVISVIKILSGQYLLKNSTSSSDSNPKFCSNGTASTSEVTLIANRKVSNEPILISSSQASSSMELASEERSFGMSWDSTWSSTDQLFLYWYFSEFNNWNTWKKNGPIKTSPGFGLVDMTNSSKDTKYDSSKNDSLMDSQDPFAFDDYNFEPSKWDILSGNQKDSGPQKNGPKRRRRKERHEDPTMTSKIESGSRETCLQESPVEEVHHPRELPRSSTDEEEISSLLGDCLLTAVKVWFLMNLTNENPIGCQQIALCGGLETTASLIARHFPMFSSSASSLISGKEDNASSVLNAQNDKHLTDEELDFLVAILGLLVNLVEKDGQNRSQLAATTVSLCNSEGLRVAESNVIPLLCSIFIANRGAGDTVGEGNELTWNDEEAVLQGEKEAEKMIVEAYSALLLAFLSTESECIRDAITEWLPKHSLKILVPVLERFVAFHLTLEMITPETHKAVSEVIESCKLP, encoded by the exons ATGATTGCTAGGACATACGGCCGCCGGAGCAACAGCAACCGACCACCACTACCGAGAAACTCAACCTACAGCAACGGCGACGTTGTGGTGCTCTCCTCCCAAGAGACCACCTCTGAAGAACtttacgacaataataataattacaatcagagcTTCAATTTCTCCTCGCAGGAATCCAACTCTCTCTGGTCGCAACAAGATCCATTCGATTTTGACTCCCAAACCGATCCTTTTGACCTCGATTCACAATTCGACAACGCCAACAACGGTTTCAATAGGAAGAGGCAAAAGAATGGGAAGAGAGATAGAGAGGTTGTTTTAGACAGAGGTGACAAattcaagaagaagaagaaggagaagaacgACAACAATAATAAGAAGGTTTTTGATTCTGGAACGTATATGATTCCGGCTACATCGACGCTGATGGAGGCTCGAGAGTATGGGGAAATGATGGAGCACGTCGACGAGGTGAATTTCGCGCTTGACGGGCTAAGAAAAGGCCAGCAATTGAGGACTCGGAGATCCAGTCTCTTGTCTTTGTTGTCCATTTGCAGCACTGTGCAACAAAGGAGGCTTCTAAGGAGTCAAGG GATGGCAAAGACTATAATTGACGCGATTTTAGGAATCGATTTTGATGACTCGTCCAGCAATCTGGCTGCTGCAGCTCTTTTCTATGCTTTGACTTGGGAT GGTCAAGATGATCATTTGTTGGAGTCACCTAACAGCATTCGTTTCCTTATCAAGTGCTTGAAACCAACTACCTCTGTAGCAACTGAAGATAAAGCACCGAAAATAGGCAGTAAACTTCTGGCCATATGCAGGGATTCTAACATTTCACGAGGTACTTCTAGAATGTCAGATTCCACCTCCGCTGGCATTCTTTCCAAAGTTCAGGACATTCTCGTTAGTTGCAAGGAACTGAAGTCTAACAGAGTCTTTGACAGTGGAGTAAAGAGGCCAGAGTTAGACCCTATATGGATAGCGTTGTTAACTATGGAGAAAGGTTGCTTATCTAAAATTTCGTTTGAAG ATACAACTGGTGCAGTGAGGAAGACTGGTAGAAAATTTAAGGAA AAATTACGAGAACTTGGAGGACTTGATGCAATCTTTCAGGTTGCCTTGAAATGCCATTCTGAAATGGAG GTTTGGCTTGGTCGCTCTTCAACTTCAGTTCAGGCATTAAAAGATGACTCAGATTTGCAGACTCTAGCACTTCTTTTAAAATGTTTGAAAATATTGGAAAATGCCACATTTTTAAGTGAAGCTAATCAG AACCGTCTACTTGGAATGGAAGAGAACTTGCATTCGTATGGATCCAGAAGAATAACATTTGTGCAACTTGTCATAAGTGTCATCAAAATTCTTTCGG GTCAGTATCTTCTTAAAAATTCTACATCTTCCAGTGACAGTAACCCTAAATTTTGTTCAAATGGAACTGCTTCTACATCTGAAGTGACCCTAATTGCAAACCGCAAAG TGAGCAATGAGCCTATTCTCATTAGTTCCTCACAAGCTAGCTCTTCAATGGAGTTGGCCTCCGAAGAAAGGAGCTTTGGCATGTCTTGGGACAGCACATGGTCGTCAACTGATCAGTTG TTCTTGTACTGGTATTTTTCGGAGTTCAATAATTGGAATACTTGGAAAAAGAATGGACCAATAAAGACAAGCCCAGGGTTTGGTCTTGTTGACATGACCAATAGTTCAAAGGATACCAAATATGATAGTTCCAAAAATGATAGTTTAATGGACAGCCAAGATCCTTTTGCATTTGATGACTATAATTTTGAGCCCTCAAAGTGGGACATATTATCTGGAAATCAAAAGGATTCTGGACCTCAAAAAAATGGGCCTAAGCGCAGACGACGTAAAGAACGGCATGAAGATCCAACGATGACTAGTAAAATAGAATCAGGTAGCAGAGAAACATGCCTGCAGGAGTCACCTGTTGAGGAAGTTCACCATCCTCGTGAACTTCCTCGTTCATCTACTGATGAGGAAGAGATATCTAGCCTTTTAGGTGACTGCCTTCTCACTGCTGTCAAGGTATG GTTTCTGATGAACTTAACTAATGAAAACCCAATAGGTTGTCAGCAAATTGCGTTATGTGGTGGACTGGAGACCACGGCTTCGTTGATTGCTCGCCACTTTCCTATGTTCAGCTCATCCGCCTCATCCCTTATCTCAGGAAAGGAGGACAATGCAAGCAGTGTACTTAATGCTCAAAATGATAAACATCTAACCGATGAAGAATTAGACTTCCTTGTTGCAATTTTAGGTCTCCTTGTAAACTTAGTGGAGAAAGATGGACAGAACAG ATCACAACTTGCAGCAACCACTGTGTCATTATGCAACTCAGAAGGGTTACGAGTAGCCGAAAGTAATGTCATTCCATTGCTTTGTTCTATCTTTATTGCCAATCGTGGAGCAGGTGATACAGTTGGAGAAGGAAACGAGTTGACTTGG AACGATGAGGAAGCTGTGTTACAGGGAGAGAAAGAAGCCGAGAAGATGATTGTCGAAGCTTATTCCGCTTTACTGCTTGCATTTCTTTCAACCGAAAG CGAGTGCATACGCGATGCAATTACGGAGTGGCTACCAAAGCATAGCTTGAAAATATTGGTACCCGTGTTGGAGAGATTTGTG GCATTTCATTTGACGTTAGAAATGATTACGCCGGAGACACATAAAGCTGTGAGTGAAGTAATTGAATCATGTAAGTTGCCATGA
- the LOC139884222 gene encoding epoxide hydrolase 3-like — MDQIQHKLIDIRGVKLHIAEIGTGSLVVVFIHGFPEVWYSWRHQMISLAKSGYRAIAPDLRGYGLSDHHPDPQNSSFNDFVEDTIAILDSLQIQKAFLVGKDFGSWPVYLLSLMHPTRVSGIVSLGVPFVPERINRDLPEGFYIFRWKEPGRTEADFSRFDVKTVWKNIYILFSRSEIPIAGKDKEVMDLVEPSTPLPIWLTEEDVSAYTTLYEKSGFESPMLVPYKKGEESSIVTKGKIEVPMLLIMGKKDYFLKFPGIEEYIKSGKVKEHSTDLQIKYLPDGTHFMQEQFPDVVNELIINYLRNHVY; from the exons ATGGATCAGATACAACACAAGCTAATCGACATAAGAGGAGTGAAGCTTCACATTGCTGAGATCGGAACTGGTTCCTTGGTGGTTGTGTTCATCCATGGCTTCCCTGAAGTATGGTATTCATGGAGACACCAAATGATTTCATTGGCTAAGTCAGGATATCGTGCTATCGCGCCAGATTTAAGAGGCTATGGCTTATCTGATCATCACCCAGATCCTCAAAATTCATCATTTAATGATTTTGTCGAGGACACCATTGCCATCCTTGATTCTCTTCAAATTCAAAAG GCTTTCCTTGTCGGAAAAGATTTCGGGTCCTGGCCGGTTTATCTCTTGTCCCTAATGCATCCAACAAGAGTTTCTGGAATCGTCTCGTTAGGAGTTCCCTTCGTTCCTGAAAGAATTAATCGTGATCTTCCAGAAGGTTTCTACATTTTCAGATGGAAG GAACCTGGACGAACTGAAGCAGATTTCAGTCGTTTTGACGTGAAAACTGTGTGGAAGAACATTTACATCCTTTTCTCGAGAAGTGAAATTCCGATAGCCGGAAAAGATAAGGAAGTCATGGATCTGGTTGAACCATCCACGCCGTTACCGATATGGCTAACAGAAGAAGATGTTTCCGCCTATACAACGTTATATGAGAAATCTGGATTTGAGTCTCCAATGCTAGTCCCTTACAAGAA GGGAGAAGAGTCTTCAATCGTCACGAAAGGAAAAATTGAAGTTCCGATGCTGTTGATAATGGGAAAGAAAGATTATTTCCTCAAATTCCCAGGGATTGAAGAGTATATAAAGAGTGGAAAAGTGAAAGAACACTCTACTGATTTGCAGATTAAGTATTTGCCAGATGGAACTCATTTCATGCAAGAGCAATTCCCAGATGTTGTAAATGAGCTCATTATCAACTACCTGAGAAATCATGTTTATTAA
- the LOC139884228 gene encoding LOW QUALITY PROTEIN: uncharacterized protein (The sequence of the model RefSeq protein was modified relative to this genomic sequence to represent the inferred CDS: inserted 2 bases in 2 codons; deleted 2 bases in 2 codons) → MTAEIATPAQQNGGAVAANGDLKSSGTKKTREIERRRRRRKQKKNKAASQPPRDSTDKDSDAEADEDESSANTDNGQVAEQVEVEYVPEKPELEDGFDNEFRKIFEKFNFVETAGSEEADKKNESAPDAEAKKKANSDSDEEEQEXQTKENGVSNKKKKLQRRMKIAELKQICMRPDVVEVWDATSADPKLLVYLKSYRNTVPVPRHWCQKRKYLQGKRGIEKQPFQLPDFIAATGIEKIRQAYIEKEDGKKLKQKQRERMQPKMGKMDIDYQVLHDAFFKYQTKPKLTSHGELYHEGKEFEVKLREMKPGTLSHELKEALGMPEGAPPPWLINMQRYGPPPSYPHLKIQGLNAPIHXGASFGYHPGGWGKPPVDEYGRPLYGDVFGVHVTEQPNYEEEPVDKSKHWGDLEEEEEEEEEEEEEDQEIEEEELEDGIQSVDSLSTTPTGVETPDVIDLRKQQRKEPDRPLYQVLEEREEKIAPGTLLGTTHTYVVGTGTQDKSGAKRVDLLKGQKSDRVDVTLLPEELDLMDNVLPAKYEEAREEEKLRNQKEDFSDMVAENEKKRKRKQHDKDGRRKKDFKF, encoded by the exons ATGACAGCAGAGATTGCTACGCCGGCGCAACAAAACGGCGGCGCCGTCGCCGCCAACGGAGATCTCAAATCTTCCGGGACCAAGAAGACTCGAGAGATCGAACGCCGCCGTCGTAGGCGGAAGCAGAAAAAGAACAAGGCGGCATCTCAGCCACCTAGGGATTCAACTGATAAAGACAGCGACGCCGAAGCAGATGAGGATGAAAGCTCCGCCAACACTGATAACGGGCAG GTAGCTGAGCAGGTTGAAGTGGAGTATGTTCCGGAAAAGCCAGAACTCGAGGATGGTTTCGATAATGAGTTTAGGAAGATTTTTGAGAAATTTAATTTTGTTGAAACTGCTGGTTCTGAG GAAGCTGATAAAAAGAACGAGTCTGCGCCAGATGCAGAAGCAAAGAAGAAAGCAAACTCGGATTCAGACGAAGAAGAGCAGG AACAAACAAAGGAGAATGGCGTGTCAAACAAGAAGAAAAAG CTTCAACGAAGAATGAAGATTGCAGAGCTGAAACAGATTTGCATGAGGCCTGATGTTGTTGAG GTATGGGATGCAACTTCTGCTGATCCCAAGTTGCTGGTGTACTTGAAGTCTTACAGG AACACTGTTCCTGTACCAAGGCACTGGTGCCAGAAAAGGAAATATTTGCAG GGTAAACGTGGTATTGAGAAACAACCTTTTCAGTTACCTGATTTTATTGCTGCAACAGGAATTGAGAAAATCAGACAG GCCTATATTGAAAAGGAGGACGGTAAGAAGCTAAAACAAAAACAACGTGAGCGGATGCAGCCAAAGATGGGCAAAATGGACATCGACTATCAG GTTCTCCATGATGCTTTTTTTAAGTACCAGACAAAGCCAAAGCTAACTAGTCATGGGGAGCTGTATCATGAAGGAAAGGAGTTTGAG GTAAAGCTGAGGGAGATGAAACCA GGAACTCTATCACATGAACTAAAAGAAGCTCTTGGTATGCCAGAGGGCGCTCCTCCTCCTTGGCTCATCAACATGCAG AGATATGGTCCTCCTCCATCATACCCACATTTGAAAATTCAGGGTCTAAATGCTCCTATTC CTGGAGCCAGCTTTGGTTATCATCCTGGTGGCTGGGGCAAGCCTCCTGTCGATGAA TATGGGCGTCCTTTATATGGAGATGTTTTTGGTGTCCATGTGACAGAACAGCCTAACTATGAG GAGGAACCAGTTGATAAGAGCAAACATTGGGGTGATTTGgaggaagaggaagaagaagaggaggaggaagaagaagaggaTCAAGAAATTGAGGAAGAGGAGTTGGAAGATGGCATTCAGTCTGTTGATAGCCTTTCGAC AACTCCCACTGGAGTTGAGACGCCAGATGTTATTGATCTTCGCAAGCAGCAGAGGAAGGAGCCCGATAGGCCTCTTTATCAA GTACTTGAAGAAAGAGAGGAGAAGATTGCTCCTGGGACTTTACTCGGAACAACACACACATATGTGGTCGGAACTGGTACCCAAGACAAATCAGGAGCTAAGAGG GTTGATCTACTCAAAGGTCAAAAATCAGACAGAGTCGATGTTACCCTACTGCCCGAAGAATTGGACCTTATGGACAATGTCTTGCCTGCCAA GTACGAGGAAGCTAGGGAAGAGGAGAAGTTACGGAATCAAAAGGAAGATTTCAGTGACATGGTTGCTGAg AATGAGAAGAAGAGAAAGCGTAAGCAGCACGACAAAGACGGGAGAAGGAAAAAGGATTTCAAGTTTTAA
- the LOC139884225 gene encoding uncharacterized protein, which yields MGLSAKQVSDSDDQTLGPMKESAEGLIKCPRCESSNTKFCYYNNYNKSQPRHFCRNCKRHWTKGGTLRNVPLGGRKNKRPRQRQSRRHTFVDDHQKKMISTSDLYDDPTAGILPSSSSSLQVCPPNFMDCDQIGPSTLNPSLLFPFTFSDSSTSFQNSISSSVYDYNYYNGGGETIMPSSSSSITFTPPSIITDGTIGQYMENYWNWDDLENLISSSTDLNTPWEEDEEEEDPDDDVK from the coding sequence ATGGGATTGAGTGCAAAACAAGTTTCCGATTCCGATGATCAAACCCTAGGTCCGATGAAGGAATCAGCAGAAGGATTGATAAAGTGTCCAAGATGTGAATCAAGTAATACAAAGTTTTGTTATTACAACAATTATAACAAATCTCAGCCAAGACACTTTTGCAGGAATTGTAAGAGACATTGGACTAAAGGTGGAACCCTCCGGAATGTTCCTCTCGGTGGCCGGAAAAACAAACGGCCGAGACAAAGACAGAGTCGGAGACATACTTTTGTAGATGATCATCAAAAGAAAATGATTAGTACTTCTGATCTCTATGACGATCCAACGGCTGGTATTCTTCCATCATCATCCTCATCCTTGCAAGTGTGCCCCCCAAATTTTATGGATTGTGATCAAATTGGTCCTTCAACTCTTAATCCAAGCTTATTATTTCCATTTACATTCTCAGATTCATCAACCTCTTTTCAGAACTCAATTAGTAGCAGtgtttatgattataattactacAATGGTGGTGGAGAGACCATAATGCCCTCGTCAAGTAGCAGCATTACATTTACACCACCAAGTAtaattactgatggtactattggccAGTACATGGAAAATTACTGGAATTGGGATGATTTGGAAAATCTCATCTCGTCGTCAACCGATCTCAATACTCCGTGGGAAGAAGACGAAGAAGAAGAAGATCCTGATGACGATGTCAAGTAA